The Dehalococcoidia bacterium DNA window GCTGCCGCCCGACCGCTACAACACGCCGATCGAAGACCTCAACCTCTCCGTCCGCGCCTACAACTGCCTGAAGCGCAGCGGCCTGATGACCGTGGGCCAGGTGCTGGAGAAGAGCGAGGACGAGCTGCTCTCGCTGCGCAACTTCGGCCGCAAGTCCTACGACGAGCTGCGCGACAAGCTGGTGGAGATGGGCTTCCTCGACCCGTCGGCGCTTGCCGCCGGCTCCTCTTCGACCGCGCTGGGCGATGAGGAAGGCGAAGAAGACGAGGAAGAGCTGGGCACGCTGGGCGCGGCGCTGATGGAGGCGCTGCGCGGCAAATCCGACGCGTCGAGCGGGATCGACTTCCTGCGCCGCCGCGAAGACGACGAGGAGGAGTAGCGCCGCGACGCGCTGCTGAGATCTGCGATGCGACACGGCGTAAGCGGCCGTAAGTTCGACCGGAACACCGGCCACCGCACGGCGATGTTCCGCAACCTGGTGACCGACCTGCTGCGCTACGGCCGGATCAAGACCACCGCGCCGAAGGCGAAGGAGATCCGGCCCATGGCGGAAAAGATCATCACGCTCGGCAAAGACGGCACCGTGCACGCGCGCCGGCAGGCGCTGCGCGTGGTCTACGACACGGACGTGGTGACGCACGTCTTCGCCGAGCTGGGGCCGCGCTACGCCGATCGCCCCGGCGGTTACACACGCATTATCAAGCTCGGGCCACGGCTGGGCGACGGCGCGGACATGGCGATCATCGAGCTGGTCTAGCGCCGGCCCGGCGGCGGGGCACGAAACTGGAGGAGCACGAGCGAACCTTTGCGCTGCGCCTGGCCTACGACGGCACGAACTACCGCGGCTCGCAGCTGCAGGCGAACGGGCCGTCGATCCAGGGTGAGCTGGAGCGGGCCACGGAGCCGCTGGCAGGACGAGCCGTGCGGGCGCGGTTCGCCGGCAGAACCGATGCCGGTGTGCACGCGACGGGCCAGGTGGCGGTGCTCGAGCTGCCGCGGCGCTGGTCGGCAGGCGAGTTGCAACGGGCGCTGAACGCGCGGCTGCCGGCCGCGATCGCGGTGCTGGCGGTGGCTGAAGCGCCCGCGGGCTTCGATCCGCGGCGCAGGGCGCTCTGGCGGCGCTACCGCTACCGGGTCTGGAACGCGCCGGTGCGTTCGCCCCTGTTGCTGCGCACGGCCTGGCACGTGCGCTATGCGCTGGACGCTGGGGCGATGCGGCGAGCGGCGGCGCTGCTGGTGGGAGAGCACGATTTCGCCTCGTTCGCGGCGCCGCTGAAGCAGCCCAACGCCGCGACGGTGCGCACGATGGAGGAAGCGGCCGTTGCCGGGGAGGGGCGGCTGCTGCGGTTTGAGTTCAGGGCGAACGCCTTCCTGCCGCACCAGGTGCGGCGAATGGTAGGCGCGCTGGTGGAGTTGGGCAGAGGCAAGCTGAGTGAGCAGCAGATCGAGGCGTGGCTGCGGCAGCCCCAGCCCGGCGCGGCCGGGCCCGCGGCGCCGCCGCAGGGGCTGTGCCTGGTGGACGTAGCCTACGCCGAGCTGCGATTCGAGGCGGGTGAGGACGCATGAAGACCTACAGCACGACGCGAACCGAGGTGCGCCGCACCTGGCACGTGCTCGACGCCAGCAACATTCCGCTGGGCCGCCTGGCCACGCACGCCGCGAGCCTGATCCGCGGCAAGCACAAGGTGACCTACGCGCCACACCTGGACACGGGCGACTACGTCGTCGTGATCAACGCGGAGAAGGTCGCGCTGTCGGGCCAGAAGCTGGAGCAGAAGAAGTACTACAGCCACTCGCAGTACCCGGGTGGGCTCAAGATCCGCTCGGTACGCGAACAGATCGAGCGCAACCCGGCGCGCGTGGTCGAGAAGGCGGTGTTCGGCATGCTGCCGCACAACCGACTCGGCCGCTCGCTGCACGGCCATCTCAAGGTCTACGTCGGCCCGGAGCACCCGCACGCGGCGCAGGTGAACGGTCCGGCGCAGCCCGCGCTCTCGCAACCGCCACCGCCCGACCGCGCCCGCGCGAAGAAGGCCGCAGCGAAGCCGGCTGCCACGGCGAGCGCGACGGCGCCGGCCGCGATGGCCGCGCCGCTCACCCAGGCGCCCTCGGCCCAACTGCCGGCGGCCGAAGAGCCTGCTGCCGAGCTGCCCGCGGGCGAGGAGCCGGTGGCCGAGCTGGCCGCGCCCGAGGAGGCAGCCGAGGCGCCGGCAACCGAAGAGAACGCGACGGCTCACAACGCCGAGGAGGCCGACCGGTCATGATGCAGCACGAGCACTACTTCCACGGCACGGGCCGGCGCAAGACCTCGGTGGCGCGCTGCCGCCTCTACCCCGGCACCGGCACGATCGTGGTCAACGGCAAGGCGCTGGAAGAGGTGTTTACACGCCCGCTGCATCAGGCCGTCGTGCAGCAACCGCTGCGCATCACCGGCCAGGCGGGTCGCTTCAACCTGCAGATCAAGGTCGAGGGCGGCGGCATCACCGGCTGGGCGGGCGCGATCTCGCACGGCATCTCCCGTGCGCTGGTCGTGGCCGACGAAACCCTGAAGCCGACGCTGCGCAAAGCCGGCCTGCTCACCCGCGACGCCCGCATGAAGGAGCGCAAGAAGTACGGCCTCAAGCGCGCCCGCAAAGCGCCGCAGTACACCAAGCGGTAGCGGCTCGGCCCTCATCCTCACCCCCGTGATATTCCACTGATCCTTCTCCCAATCTTGGAGAGAAGGAGAGGGGCGATCCGGCGTCGGGCAGTCCGAGCGATTTGCGATTACCCCGGCATGGTAGGGGCCGTTCGCGAACGGCCCGTCGCGGCCGCAGCCGCGACCAGCGGCGTTCCGCACAGCCACCCGGAACGGTGACGCACCGGCCGACCGAGGTTGTACGACTCGTGCAGGACATCCGGACGGCTACGCGCCCGCGTCAGCCGAAAAGCTCGGATCAGGCGACAACGCCGCAAGCTCGGCCAGCGCGAGGTCGGCGGCCTGGTCCAGCGACAGCGCCTGCCCCTCCGCCCACGCCTGCGCAAACTCCTCCGAACTGAGCGCCGTCTGCGTCCGCGTTAGGGCTGCTTCGAAGGCGGCGTCAAAGTAGGACCGCCAGAAGCCGTACTGCTCTGCGTCCCGCCACGTGCTTTCGCATGCGGCCAGCAACCGTGCCGCCGCCGCCGGCCCGCTCCGGGCGGTGAGGACACCCGCCAGCCCCGCGAGACCGGTGGTAGTGAACGGCATGCTGCCGATTTCGGTCGCCGCGCGCAGACCAGCTTGCAGTTCGACCACTGCCCGCTCGAAGTCCCCCTCACTGCTCGCCAGCAGTCCCAGGTCGATGCCGTACATCGCGAGCCGGAAGCGGTCTCGGAATGCCTCGGCGAGCGGGCGTGCCTCCAGGAGCAGGCGGCGTAGCTCGTCAGGATGCCCTTCGAGCCGCTCCAGCCAAGCCAGAAGCCCGAGCGTGTGCATGATGAGGTAATCGGCGCCCGACTCGCGGGCGAGGCGTACGGCCTCCTCGAAATGGGGCCGGGCGCCGGCGGCGTCGCCGGCCTGCCAGCGGGGCCACCCGGCGTAGCCCTCGGCGTACGCCATCACGCGACGATCGCCCGTGGTCCGAGCTAACGCCAGCCCTTCATCCACCAACTGCTGCGCCCGAGGCCGATCGATTGTTGATAACGAATCACCCAGAGAGCCGAGAGCAAGGCTCAACCCGCGCACATTCCGGACTACTCGGAAGGTCGCCACAGTCTGTTCGGCATAGTCCGCCGCCACCGTCGATTCGCCCAGAAAAATGGCGAGTTGCGTCGCCCAGCTAAGGGCAACGCCTCGAGCGAGGGGAAGCTCCTCTACTCCGCGTATGCCGAGCATCCGCGCTAGCTACCGCTGTCCCTCGCCGAGTGCACGCATCAAGAACCACGTGCCCAGCGAACCGGCTAGCCGCAGCCCCAGTGCCGCGTCCTGCTGCTCAGCCAAGCACTCCAGCGCCGCGGAGAATTCATCGTGCTCGGGATCCAGGGCGCGCAGGAGGTCCAGCGCGCAGCCGGTACGCCGATACGTCGCGGCCGCCCGCTCGACCAGGTCGGTGTAATACTCCGCGTGATGGCGGCGCAGCGCCGCTGCCTCGCCACTCGCCTCTAACTGTTCGAGCGCGAACTCCCGTAGCGTCGCCAGCATGCCGAAGCGCGTCTCACCGTCCAGCCCGCGCTGGTGCACGAGGCTGTTGTCCACCAACGAAGTGAGTCCCTCCAGGAGGTCGAGTTCCCCCGCCCGGTCGCAGATCGCCGCGGCCGCCGCCAGTGTCCAGCCGCTGGCAAACACCCCCAAGCGTCGGAACAGCGCTTGCTCGGCCGGCTCTAGCAGCTCCCATGACCACTGCAACGTATCGCGTAAGGTTTGCTGCCGCCGCGGACGTTCGCGCTCGCCGCCGGTTAGCAGCGGCAGCCGTTGGTCCAGACGCTCCAGCAAGGCACGCGGCGGCAGCAGCCGCACCCGTGCGGCGGCGAGTTCGATTGACAGCGGCAGACCGTCGAGCCGGGTACAGATGGTCGCGATGGCGATGGCGTTGTCCGCGGTCAGCGCAAAGTCCGGCTCCAGTGCCTGCGCCCGCGCGACGAAGAGCTGCACCGCTGGATTGTGGCGCACCCGCTCGGGCGCGGCGTCTCCGGCGAGATCAGGCAGCGGCAGCGGCTGCAGGGTGTAAACATGCTCGCCGCCCACGCGGAGCAGCACGCGGCTGGTCACGAGTATGGTCGGCCCGAGCGCCGCCGTCAGCAGCTCGTAAAGCTGCGGCGCCGCCGCCACCACCTGCTCGAAGTTGTCCAGCAACAGCAGCAGCCGTTTGCGCCGCAGATAGGCGGCGAGCGAGACGGCCAACGAGCGGCCCTCGCTCTCCCGCACCGTCAGCACCTGGGCGATAGCCGGAATCACGCCCACCGCGTCCAGCACGCCGAAAAGGTCCACGAACCAGACGCCGTCCGGAAACGCGTCCAGCATCTGGGCCGCGACCTGCAGAGCGAGCCGGGTCTTGCCGCTGCCGCCAGGACCGGTGAGCGTGATCAGCCGCGCCGCGCCCAGCAAATGAACGAGATCGGAGAGCTCCTGCTCGCGGCCGATGAAGCTGGTGAGCTGGAACGGAAGGTTGTTCGGATGCGCGTCGAGCGTGGCGAGCGGCGGGAAGGCATCCGGCAGATCCGGGGCGCGGAGTTGGAAGATCGGTTCCGCCTCGCTGAGATCTTTGAGGCGGTGCCGGCCCAGATCCACCAATGGGACGTGCTGCGGCACAGTCCCGCGTACCAGCACCGCCGTCGCCTCGGAGAGCAGGATCTGGCCGCCGTGGCCAGCAGAGCGGAGGCGGGCGCAGCGGTTGACCGCTGAGCCGTAGTAGTCACCTTCACGCAGGTCCGCCTCGCCCGTATGCAGCCCCATCCGCACCCGCAGCAGACCGATCTCGCCCCAATCCTCGGCGGCGAGCGCCCGCTGGCCGGCGAGCGCGGCGGCCACGGCGTCGGAGACACGGACGAAGACGGCGAAGAGCGAGTCGCCTTCGCCGCGCGGGCGGACGACCACCCCGTCATGCCGCTCGAAGACTTGTGTCAGCAGGGCGTCGTGGCGGGCCATCACCTGGCGCATCGCCTGAGAATGCTCTTCCCAGAGGCGCGTCGAGCCCTCCACGTCCGTGAACAGGAACGTGATCGTGCCCGTCGGCAGCGTCGGACTCGGCCAGCTACTCATCGCCAACAGCATAGCGTTTGGCGCGATGCCTTGCCGTCATCGGACCGCGGTCAGCGGAGGCCATCATCCCCAACCGCGGCATCACCGTGCGCAGCTCCGACGCCGCACGTTCCGCAATCGCGCCGGAACGCCCGCCACTGGCTCGCCCCTCTCTCCCATACGCTCTTGAACCGATGGAGATCTCCAGCACTCGGTGTATGGGAGAGAGGGGTCAGGGGGAGTGAGGGCCGCCCGTTTCCAGCCCCGCCTTGATGCGCAGCAGCACCGCCTCGCGCTGCTTGCGGAAGCCGCCGCCGACCATCACGCGGTCCAGCAGCTTGCCGACGAAGCCGCCGGGCAGGCGCAGATCGGCGCGGTAGCGCGCCAGCGTGCCGGAAGCCGTGGCGCTGAGCCGCCACTCCTCGTGGAAGCGGGCGCCGCTGCCGAAAGCGAAGCCGATCGCCAGGAAGCTGTCCGGCTCGTACGCCGTGATCGAGCCCTCAAATGCCTCGTCGCTGCCCGTGAGCGAGGCCCAGCCGCTGAACGCGGCGCCGGCTTCGGGCACAAACGCGGGCGCCTCGATCGAGCCGACCGTCGGATCGAGCGCCGGCCGCCGCGGCAGGTCGGCCAGCGCCGCGAACGCCGCCGCCGGCGACAGGGCGAAGACGGCCTGCGCATCCACGCTCGCCATCGCTCAGCCGCGACGCCGCGCCGCGCGTCGCCGGCTCATCCGTGCATCTCGACCGGCGGCGCCTTCTTCGAGGAGGTGTCGAAGCTCAGCAAGGCCGCGATCAGGCCGGTGAGGAAAACGCCGTCGAACACGCCCGCACCGCCGATGCTGAGCACGCCGGAGCCGATCTCCGACATGCGCCCCAGGTTGCTGAGGTCCGCGCCGATCAGGATGCCCATCGCCCCGGCGATGTAGGCCACCGGCGCCGCCCGCCGACCGCCCGTCAGCAGCAGCGCCGCCACCGCCGCCACGATCGGTCCCAGCAGCAAGGGCATCGTGATGCCCCGGCCGGGAACGATCGTGGCCGAGATGTGCGCGATCACGGCGACGATCGCCGTCGCCGCGAGTGTGCGCAGCAGGGGAGCCCGCGGCAGCAGCCAGAGACTGAGCAGAATGGGAATCACCGCGCCGCCGACGTTGATCGCCACGATCTGGTTGTTGGCCATGTGCGGGTGCACGTAGTAAATGTGCTCGCGGATGCGGAAGAAGCCGCCCGGTTGAAACTCGGGATGGCTGGCCCAGATCGGGATGTTGATCAGGCTGCCGATCGCCGAGGCGACGAAGATCAGGAACGTGGCCCAGGGCGAGATGCCCAGATGCTCGAACGAGATCGTCAGCAGATCGAAGGCGACGACGATCAGCAGCACGCCGAGGCCGATGGCGATCAGAGCGATGACGAAGGGTACGTGCATGGCGCTAGTATACGGGCCAGCGGCCGCCCGTCCGCTACGCCGCGCGGGCGGGCGCCGCCACCGAGGAGAGACGCGCCATGCTCGCGCTGCGCATCGCTGACGGCCTGCGCCTGGATCCCGCGGCCGCGGAACCGCGGCCCGGGCCAAACGAGGCGCTGGTGCGCATGCGGCTCGCCGGCGTCTGCGACACCGATCTGCAGCTCGTGCGCGGTTACATGGGCTTCCGCGGCGTGCCCGGCCACGAGTTCGTGGGCGAGGTGGCCGCCGCGCTGGATGCGTCGCTGATCGGCGCCCGCGTCGCCGGCGAGATCAATGCCGGCTGCGGCCGCTGCGAGGCATGCGCCGCCGGCTGGCAGCGGCACTGTCCCGACCGCACGGTGCTCGGCATCCTCGGCCGGAACGGCGCCCACGCGCAGTTTCTCAGCCTGCCGCTGGAGAACCTGCACCGCATACCCGCCGGCCTCGACGACGAGCTCGCCGTGCTCACGGAGCCGCTCGCGGCTGCCTACGAGGTCGTGGAGCAGCGGCCGCCACGGGCCAGCGAGCGCTGGCTGGTGCTGGGCGACGGTAAGCTCGGCCTGCTCGTCGCGGCCGTTTTGCACAGCGACGGCGCGGCGCCCGTGCTCGCCGGCCGCCATGCGCGGAAGCTGGCGATCGCGGCGGGCTGGGGCGTGCGCACGGCGCCGGCCGAATCGCTGAACGAGCGCGGCTGGGATGTCGTGGTCGAGGCGACTGGCGCCGCGGACGGCCTGGAGCGTGCGCTGGCGCTGGTGCGGCCGCGCGGCACGATCGTGCTGAAGACGACGGTGGCGGAACCGCCGCGCGCCCCGCTGGCGCCGATCGTGGTGGATGAAGTGACGGTGATCGGCTCGCGCTGCGGCCCGTTCCCACGGGCGCTGGCCGGCTTTGCCCGCCTGGAGGCGGCCGGCGTGCGCCTCGCCGAGCTGATCGAGGCGCGCTTTCCGCTCTCCGACGGCCTCGCCGCCTACGAACGCGCGGGCCGGCGCGGCTCGCTCAAGGTGCTGATCGAGCCGTAGCCGTGTCCTCCCCGCTGCCATCCTCCGCGTCGAAGACGGCACGCGCCACGCGCATCGCCTCCACCGCGACGGGGAAGCCACCGTAGACCGCCAGGTGCATGATCTGCTCCGCGATCTCTTCGCGGCTGATGCCGATGTTCCGCGCCACGCCGATATGCAGCCGCAGCTCTTCCGGCAGGTGCAGCACGGTCAGCACCGTGAGCACGACGCGGCTGTGCTCGCGCAGGCTCAGTCCCGGCCGAGCCCAGAGGTCAGCGAAGGCGCTCATCGCCACCCAGCGCCCCCAGTCCGGCGTGATCTCGGCGGGGACGGGCAGCGGGGCACGGTTTTGCTGTGGGAACAGGACGCGCAGCACGGCGCGGGCGCGCTCCCAGCGGTCCTCGGGCAGGTCCGCGAGCGCGGGGCCGGCGGTGTCGGCCACTTCAGGCGGATCGAGATCAGGCGCCGAGTCGAACGCCTGGCGCAGCACGCGCATGCCCTCCACGCCGACGGGAAAGCCCGCGTAGCCGGCGACGTGCATCACGATCTCGCTCACCTGGCGGCGCGAAAGGCCGTTGCGCAGGGCGCCGAGGGCGTGCAGCCGCAGCTCCTCCGGCCTGTGCAGCGCCGTCAACGCCGCCACGGTGATCAGGCTGCGGTTGCGCAGCGAGAGGCCCGGCCGCGACCAAACGTCGCCCATCGCCACTTCCAGCGTCCAGGCGCCCCAGTCACGCCGGATCTCTTCCGGCGCCGCGAGCGCGGCGTTGGTCTCACGGTTGGGAAAGATCTGGCGGACCACCTCGGCGCCGCGCAGGAAGCGCTCGCTGCGCTGCGGCCGGACCTGCTGTTCGCTCATCGTCCTGCTCCTCAATGCCTGCTGGTGCGCACGCCGCCTTCGGCGGTGACGCGTTGACCTTGCTCCGGCCACCGTGCCACACTGCCCGTGACTTGAGCAAAGCAAGCTACTTTCACCGGGCCGCAAGCGGGGGAAACGCATGGGCACACAGCCGGGCTACGAAGACCTGATCGTCGAGCGCGAGGGCCACGTCACCACGGTCACGCTCAACCGGCCGGAGCGGCTGAACGCCATCTCCGGGCCGATGCTCTCCGGCCTCTCGCGGGCGCTGATGGCCGCCGAGGCCGATGCAGAGACGCGCGTGATCATCCTCACCGGCGCCGGGCGCGGCTTCTGCGCCGGCCTCGATCTGAAGCGCCAGAACGAGGGCAGCGACAGCGTGGGCGAGGGTCCGGGACGCATGTTCGACCTGCGCAACGCGCCGCCGATGGTGATCCACAACGTCGACAAGCCGATCATCTGCGCCCTCAACGGCGCCGCCGCCGGCTACGGCATGGACCTCGCGCTCGGCTGCGACATCCGCATCGCCTCGGACCAGGCGAAGCTCGCGGCCGTCTTCGCCAAGCGCGGCGTGCTGCCCGAGTCGGGCGGCACCTGGCTGCTGCCGCGGCTGATCGGCTGGGCGAAGGCGGCCGAGATCGCCTACCGCGGCATGATCCTGGACGCGCAGCGCTGCCTGGAGTACGGGCTGGTGAACACGGTCGTGCCGCACGAGACGCTGCTGGAGACGGCCCGCGCCTGGGCCGAGGAGATCGCCAACAACGCGCCGCTGGCCGTGCAGGCGACGAAGCGCATGATGCGGCTCGGCCTGGAAGAGTCGTTCGAGGCGAACGTCAATCACGTCTACCTGCAACTGCTGCCGCTCTTCCGCAGCAACGACTTCCGCGAGGGCTTGCAGGCCTTCACCGAGCGGCGCGAGCCGGTCTTCAGCGGGCGCTAAGCCGTGGCCGAGCACGCGAACGGGGCGATCACCGGGCAAACGACCGCGGACCTGCAGCCGGGCGCGCTGCGCGGCCTGCGCGTGCTCGATTGCGGCCAGATCATCGCCGCGCCCTTCGCCGCCTGCCTGCTGGCAGACTTCGGCGCCGACGTGATCAAGGTCGAGCAGCCGGGCATCGGCGACGCTTACCGCGGCGAGCAGGGCAGTTCTTTCGGCTGGGCGGCGGACGACCGCAACAAGCGTTCGATCACGCTCGACCTGCGCCGGCCGGAGGGCCAGGCGCTGCTGAAGCGGCTGGTCGCCGTCTCCGACGTGGTGATCGAGAACTTCCTGCCCGGCACGATGGAGCGCTGGCGCCTGGGCTACGACGAGCTGGCGGCGGTGAACGAGCGCCTGATCATGCTGCGCTGCTCCGGCTTCGGCCAGACCGGCCCCTATGCGCAGAAGTACAGCTTCGACCGCATCGGCCTCGCCATCGGCGGCATGACCTACGCCACCGGCTTCGCCGACCGGCCCCCCGCGCGGCCCGGCTACTTCGTCGCCGACTACGGCACGGGCCTCTTCGGCGCCTTCGCCGTGCTCACGGCCATCTACAACCGCGACATCGCCCAGGGCGGGCGCGGCCAGATGATCGACGTCTCGCTCTACGAAACCGTCTGGAAGATGTCGGGCACGGTGGCGGCGCAGTACGCCAGCAGCGGTCAAATCCGCGAGCGCAACGGCAACACGGTGCCCGGCGTGGTGCCCGCCGAGCAGTTCGAGACGGCCGACGGCCGCTACGTCGTGGTCCACGCCGGCACCGACCGCGTCTTCTCTCGCCTCTGCGAGACGATTGGCCGGCCCGAGCTGCGCACGGACCCGCGTTTCGCCACGCCGGCCGCGCGGCGCCAGCACCAGGACGCGCTGCACGCCGAGATCGCGGTCTGGGTGCGCGGGCTCACGCAGGCGGAGTGCCTGGGCAAGCTCGACGCGGGCGGCGTGCCGGGCAGCCCGGTGTTCAACATCGCCGACATCTTCGCCGACCCGCACTTCGCCGCCCGCGGCAACATCGTGCGCGTCAAAGATCCGCTGCTGGGCGAGGTGGCGCAGCCGGGCATCTACCCGCATCTCTCCGCCACGCCCGGCACGATCCGCCGGCCGGCGCCGCTGCTGGGCGACGCCAACGCCGAGATCTACGGCGGCCTGCTGGGCCTTGCCCCCGACGAACTGGCCGGCCTGCGGCAGAGCGGCGTGATCTAGCGTGCCGCGCGTCACTGGTTCCTCGGACGGATCCTCCCCTTTCCCGGTTGGGGAGACGCGGCCTGCCGCGGGGGTGAGGCAACGTGGTATACTGGTTTCGGAACACACCTATGGGTACCAAGCACCTAGCTGAGCCGCAGATGCCCACTCCCGACGACGAGCATGAAGAGGCGAACCCGGAGGAAACGGCGCCGTCCGGCGCGCCCGCCGGGCCGCAACCGCCGCCGGCGCTGACGCCGCCGCGCGATCTGCTGACCGCCTATCTGCTACTGCTGCTACGCAACTGGAACATGCACGGCTACCAGCTAATGCAGCAGCTCATGCTCTTCGGCTACCAAACGAACGATCCGGGCAGCATCTACCGCCAGTTGCGCCAGCTCGAACGGCAGGGCTTCATCCGTTCGAGCTGGGAGACGGGTGAGGCCGGCCCGGCGCGGCGCACCTACACGCTGACCGATGCCGGTAACGCCTTCTTGAACGGCTGGGCCACGGCGATTGAGAACTACCAGAAAACGCTGAAATTCTGGAGCGACCTCTACGCCGGCATGGTCAACCCGTTCAAGACCGAGTAAGGCCCGCCGCTCGTTTCAGGACGTGAGCCGCGCCGTGGTGTCGATCACGCGCGGCCGCTTTTCGACGCGGCTGAGATGCTCTTCCAGCAAGTCGTGCGGTATCAACCGCACGAACAACCAGAGCCCGATCAGCGCGATCAACCAGTTGTCCAGCCGCCGCAGCGCCTTCAAGTGCGGCGGCAGAATGTGCAGCGGCGAGAGCACGTAGGCGATCACGATGATCAGCGGCAGCCGGGCGTAGCGCGGCACGCGCTGATCGCGGCGCAGCCGCCAGGCCAGCCGCAGCTTGCGCGCCAGCGAGAGGCCGAGCACGCGGCCCAGGTTCTCCTGCCTCGCCTGGTTTGCCGGTCGCTCTGTCGTTTCGTTCATCATGCGATCCATGCCCGGTCGCGCCACGGCTCACCCGGTGGCGCCGGGGAAAAGCCCGTTGCACCCGTCCATGCCGCTGGTGTCCAGCAGCCAGTTGCCGCCGCTCTTCACCAGCGCGAAGGGCACCTGCGTCGCCTTCGCCGCGTCGGTGAGCAGCGAAACCGTGGCGCTGGCGTTCTTGCCCGTCACGTTCACGTTGTCCACGCTTCGCACCGAGTAGCGCGGCGCCAGTTGCTTCTCCTGCGTCAGGAAGTCCTTCGCGTCCTTATCGCTGCACGTGCGCCGCGCCGAGGCGGGCACGTCGTCATCCAGGATCGCCTTCGCGTCGCCGCTGTTGTAGTGGCCGACCAGGCTGCTGACCCGGTCCTTGATCTTCGCCGTGTCGTCCTTCGCGGAGCCGCCGCAGGCCACGGTCAGCACCACGATCGCCGCGCCGGCCAGCGCGGCCGCCCAATCCACCCGCCTCACGCACCCGGTCTCCTGCTCTGTGCTTGCCACGCCGCTCCTGCCGCGGCAGGCGCCGCGCCGCACGCCGATCATACACCGCGTCACGACCAAACCGGGAAGGGCGGGCGCCCGGCGCTTGCGCCGAGGCGGCGGAGGGAGCTTGATCAGATCAGGGAGGCCACGTCGGCCGGAGGAAGCGGCGATGCCCCTGCGGGTGGGACTGGTCGGCGCCGGCCACATTGGCGGGGCGCACGCGCGGGCGATCCGCGGCGTGATCCGGCGCGAGCTGGCGGACGCCGAGTACGTGGCCGTGGCCGACCGCGAGATCGATCGCGCCCGCCGCTTCGCCGAGCTGGCCGCGCTGCGCCACGTCTTTGCCGACGGGCATGCGCTGATCGGCCATCCCGAGGTGGACGCCGTCTACGTCTGCACGCCGACGCGCGAACACCGCGAGCTGGTGCTGCACGCGGCGCGGGCGGGCAAGGCGATCTTCTCTGAGAAGCCGCTGGCGGTGGATCTCGCCACGGCGCGGGAGATGACCGCGGCCGTGCAGGCCGCAGGGGTGACCAACCAGGTCGGCCTCGTGCTGCGCTTCTCGCCGATCCTCACCGTGCTGAAGGATTTGACGGGCGACGCGCGCCTCGGCCGGCCGATGGCGCTGATCTTCCGCGACGATCAGTTCTTCCCGATCCAGGGCCACTACGCCAGCGCCTGGCGCAAGGACGTGGCGCTGGCCGGCGGCGGCGCCTTGATCGAGCACAGCATTCACGACCTCGACCTGCTGCGCTGGCTGCTGGGCGAGCCCGAGTGGCTGCGCGCCGAGACGCGCAACTACGCCGGCCACGCGGGCATCGAGGATCTGGCGCACGTCACCCTGGGCTACGACGGCGGCTGCGTGGCCACGCTGGTCTCGATCTGGCACAACGTGCTGAGCCGGCCCTCGCTGCGCCGGATCGAAGTCTTCTTCGAAAACGGCTACTTCACGGTCGATCACGACTTTCTCGGCCCGATCCGCATGCACACGAGCTGGGCCGGGCCGGCCGAGTTGAGCGAGGCGCAGGTGCTCGACCGCTACTTCGCCCTGGCCGGCATCGAGGGCGAGGCGGAGCAGCAGGCGGCGCAACGCTGGTCGCTGCAGGACCTCGCCTTCCTGCGTGCCGCGGCGGCACACCGGCTGGCCTTCCCCGATTTCGCCGTCGCCCTGCGTGCCCACGAGCTGGTCGATGCCGTTTACCACGCGGCAGCC harbors:
- the rplM gene encoding 50S ribosomal protein L13; translation: MKTYSTTRTEVRRTWHVLDASNIPLGRLATHAASLIRGKHKVTYAPHLDTGDYVVVINAEKVALSGQKLEQKKYYSHSQYPGGLKIRSVREQIERNPARVVEKAVFGMLPHNRLGRSLHGHLKVYVGPEHPHAAQVNGPAQPALSQPPPPDRARAKKAAAKPAATASATAPAAMAAPLTQAPSAQLPAAEEPAAELPAGEEPVAELAAPEEAAEAPATEENATAHNAEEADRS
- a CDS encoding SRPBCC family protein produces the protein MASVDAQAVFALSPAAAFAALADLPRRPALDPTVGSIEAPAFVPEAGAAFSGWASLTGSDEAFEGSITAYEPDSFLAIGFAFGSGARFHEEWRLSATASGTLARYRADLRLPGGFVGKLLDRVMVGGGFRKQREAVLLRIKAGLETGGPHSP
- the rplQ gene encoding 50S ribosomal protein L17, producing MRHGVSGRKFDRNTGHRTAMFRNLVTDLLRYGRIKTTAPKAKEIRPMAEKIITLGKDGTVHARRQALRVVYDTDVVTHVFAELGPRYADRPGGYTRIIKLGPRLGDGADMAIIELV
- a CDS encoding DUF1614 domain-containing protein gives rise to the protein MHVPFVIALIAIGLGVLLIVVAFDLLTISFEHLGISPWATFLIFVASAIGSLINIPIWASHPEFQPGGFFRIREHIYYVHPHMANNQIVAINVGGAVIPILLSLWLLPRAPLLRTLAATAIVAVIAHISATIVPGRGITMPLLLGPIVAAVAALLLTGGRRAAPVAYIAGAMGILIGADLSNLGRMSEIGSGVLSIGGAGVFDGVFLTGLIAALLSFDTSSKKAPPVEMHG
- the truA gene encoding tRNA pseudouridine(38-40) synthase TruA, whose translation is MRLAYDGTNYRGSQLQANGPSIQGELERATEPLAGRAVRARFAGRTDAGVHATGQVAVLELPRRWSAGELQRALNARLPAAIAVLAVAEAPAGFDPRRRALWRRYRYRVWNAPVRSPLLLRTAWHVRYALDAGAMRRAAALLVGEHDFASFAAPLKQPNAATVRTMEEAAVAGEGRLLRFEFRANAFLPHQVRRMVGALVELGRGKLSEQQIEAWLRQPQPGAAGPAAPPQGLCLVDVAYAELRFEAGEDA
- a CDS encoding adenylate/guanylate cyclase domain-containing protein; protein product: MSSWPSPTLPTGTITFLFTDVEGSTRLWEEHSQAMRQVMARHDALLTQVFERHDGVVVRPRGEGDSLFAVFVRVSDAVAAALAGQRALAAEDWGEIGLLRVRMGLHTGEADLREGDYYGSAVNRCARLRSAGHGGQILLSEATAVLVRGTVPQHVPLVDLGRHRLKDLSEAEPIFQLRAPDLPDAFPPLATLDAHPNNLPFQLTSFIGREQELSDLVHLLGAARLITLTGPGGSGKTRLALQVAAQMLDAFPDGVWFVDLFGVLDAVGVIPAIAQVLTVRESEGRSLAVSLAAYLRRKRLLLLLDNFEQVVAAAPQLYELLTAALGPTILVTSRVLLRVGGEHVYTLQPLPLPDLAGDAAPERVRHNPAVQLFVARAQALEPDFALTADNAIAIATICTRLDGLPLSIELAAARVRLLPPRALLERLDQRLPLLTGGERERPRRQQTLRDTLQWSWELLEPAEQALFRRLGVFASGWTLAAAAAICDRAGELDLLEGLTSLVDNSLVHQRGLDGETRFGMLATLREFALEQLEASGEAAALRRHHAEYYTDLVERAAATYRRTGCALDLLRALDPEHDEFSAALECLAEQQDAALGLRLAGSLGTWFLMRALGEGQR
- the rpsI gene encoding 30S ribosomal protein S9; its protein translation is MQHEHYFHGTGRRKTSVARCRLYPGTGTIVVNGKALEEVFTRPLHQAVVQQPLRITGQAGRFNLQIKVEGGGITGWAGAISHGISRALVVADETLKPTLRKAGLLTRDARMKERKKYGLKRARKAPQYTKR